In a genomic window of Taeniopygia guttata chromosome 13, bTaeGut7.mat, whole genome shotgun sequence:
- the TNIP1 gene encoding TNFAIP3-interacting protein 1 isoform X3 — protein sequence MEGRGPYHIYDPGGGSEENGTTALERLVEENARLKEKMQGIKSIGELLEESQVEASKLRQKAEDLVKDNKMLIGSSSLEDLVETGAVGPDPSFARAAPGSAQPDVEARKSPPSGSSSEFEIVAIEAQGFPQEGRRADLEQPLNEDANLLPQLQQLENTLSGCAKEASKDQVFVRMGYMASELKRLASKVHKNEQRTSFLQTLCETLHSENKELRTKLEHDLEQRNQALEKLRCENQELRRMVTLSSQDSGKREAAEQQQQSGAMVEKAPGREELEAKEKKVKILEHQRRELLEVNKQWDQHFRSMKQKYEQKVTDLHQELAEARRAVTELESEREQKQRDFDRKLLLAKSRIETEEAKKERLAMEVRDLQQRMRFLQEQLAPVTRQREYQEKEIQRLNKALEEALNVQASPPPIFAMEPAGKLPQQELLTQNELLKQQVKIFEEDFQRERSDRERMNEEKEELKQQLEKLQKQLVLSSNQLRASKDDCQREKEEKEKLKKLLKQHKQASGERLHAEPGPGPLGPACPMYQYQYSPPVAHPVYHGYEEWQQIRYPPAMPAEHTQGQNFHHFPPPEYPWRPPCAMARSQNAQPVAGVKPVPKDLEQAGPGLP from the exons ATGGAAGGGAGAGGACCCTATCATATCTATGACCCTGGTGGGGGCTCAGAGGAGAATGGAACCACGGCCTTGGAGCGGCTGGTGGAGGAGAACGCCCGGCTGAAGGAGAAGATGCAAGGGATCAAGTCTATCG GAGAGCTTCTGGAGGAGTCCCAGGTCGAGGCATCCAAGCTGCGACAGAAGGCAGAGGACCTTGTGAAGGACAATAAAATGCTGATTGGATCATCTTCCTTGGAGGACTTGGTGGAAACAGGAG CCGTCGGCCCTGATCCCAGCTTTGCACGGGCAGCCCCGGGCAGTGCCCAGCCGGACGTGGAAGCACGGAAATCACCTCCCAGT GGATCCTCCTCAGAGTTTGAGATTGTTGCCATCGAAGCGCAGGGGTTTCCCCAGGAGGGCAGGAGAGCG gaCTTGGAGCAGCCACTGAACGAGGATGCCAacctgctgccccagctgcagcagctggagaacaCACTGAGTGGCTGTGCCAAGGAGGCCAGCAAGGACCAGGTCTTTGTGCGCATGGGCTACATGGCCTCCGAGCTCAAGCGCTTGGCCTCCAAGGTGCACAAGAATGAGCAGAGAACATCGTTCCTGCAG ACCTTGTGTGAGACGCTGCACAGTGAGAACAAGGAGCTGCGCACCAAGCTGGAGCATGACCTGGAGCAGAGAAACCAGGCTCTGGAGAAGCTCAG GTGTGAGAACCAGGAGCTCCGGAGGATGGTGACGCTGAGCAGCCAGGACAGTGGGAAGAGGGAAGCTGccgagcagcagcag CAGAGCGGGGCCATGGTGGAGAAGGCGCCGGGCAGAGAAGAGCTGGAGGCCAAGGAAAAGAAGGTGAAGATCCTGGAGCACCAGCGCAGGGAG ctgctggaggtgaATAAACAATGGGATCAGCATTTCCGCTCCATGAAGCAGAAGTACGAGCAGAAG GTCACGGACCTACACCAGGAGCTGGCTGAGGCCCGCAGGGCAGTGACCGAGCTGGAGTCGGAGCGGGAGCAAAAGCAACGGGATTTTGACCGCAAGCTGCTCCTGGCCAAGTCACGGATCGAAACAGAGGAGGCAA AGAAGGAGAGGCTGGCCATGGAGGTGAGGGACCTGCAGCAGAGGATGCggttcctgcaggagcagctggctccAGTCACCAGGCAGCGGGAATACCAGGAAAAGGAGATCCAGAGGCTGAACAAG GCACTAGAAGAGGCCCTGAACGTCCAAGCCTCTCCACCACCCATCTTTGCCATGGAGCCAGCAGGGAAGctgccacagcaggagctgctgaccCAGAATGAGCTACTCAAGCAGCAG GTGAAAATTTTCGAGGAAGATTTCCAGCGGGAACGGAGTGACAGGGAGAGGATGaatgaggagaaggaagagctgaagcagcagctggaaaagctgcagaagcAGTTGGTCCTCTCCAGCAaccag CTGCGAGCCTCCAAAGACGACTGccagagggagaaggaggaaaaggagaagctgaAGAAGCTGCTGAAACAGCACAAACAG GCTTCTGGAGAGAGGCTGCACGCCGAGCCAGGGCCGGGGCCGCTGGGCCCAGCCTGCCCCATGTACCAGTACCAGTACAGTCCCCCCGTGGCTCACCCCGTGTACCACGGCTACGAGGAGTGGCAGCAGATCCGGTACCCGCCAGCCATGCCGGCCGAGCACACGCAAGGACAGAACTTCCACCATTTCCCCCCG CCTGAGTACCCCTGGCGCCCGCCCTGTGCCATGGCTCGCAGCCAGAATGCCCAACCAGTGGCCGGGGTGAAACCAGTCCCCAAGGACTTGG AACAGGCAGGTCCCGGATTGCCCTAA
- the TNIP1 gene encoding TNFAIP3-interacting protein 1 isoform X7 — protein MEGRGPYHIYDPGGGSEENGTTALERLVEENARLKEKMQGIKSIGELLEESQVEASKLRQKAEDLVKDNKMLIGSSSLEDLVETGAVGPDPSFARAAPGSAQPDVEARKSPPSDLEQPLNEDANLLPQLQQLENTLSGCAKEASKDQVFVRMGYMASELKRLASKVHKNEQRTSFLQTLCETLHSENKELRTKLEHDLEQRNQALEKLRCENQELRRMVTLSSQDSGKREAAEQQQSGAMVEKAPGREELEAKEKKVKILEHQRRELLEVNKQWDQHFRSMKQKYEQKVTDLHQELAEARRAVTELESEREQKQRDFDRKLLLAKSRIETEEAKKERLAMEVRDLQQRMRFLQEQLAPVTRQREYQEKEIQRLNKALEEALNVQASPPPIFAMEPAGKLPQQELLTQNELLKQQVKIFEEDFQRERSDRERMNEEKEELKQQLEKLQKQLVLSSNQLRASKDDCQREKEEKEKLKKLLKQHKQASGERLHAEPGPGPLGPACPMYQYQYSPPVAHPVYHGYEEWQQIRYPPAMPAEHTQGQNFHHFPPPEYPWRPPCAMARSQNAQPVAGVKPVPKDLEQAGPGLP, from the exons ATGGAAGGGAGAGGACCCTATCATATCTATGACCCTGGTGGGGGCTCAGAGGAGAATGGAACCACGGCCTTGGAGCGGCTGGTGGAGGAGAACGCCCGGCTGAAGGAGAAGATGCAAGGGATCAAGTCTATCG GAGAGCTTCTGGAGGAGTCCCAGGTCGAGGCATCCAAGCTGCGACAGAAGGCAGAGGACCTTGTGAAGGACAATAAAATGCTGATTGGATCATCTTCCTTGGAGGACTTGGTGGAAACAGGAG CCGTCGGCCCTGATCCCAGCTTTGCACGGGCAGCCCCGGGCAGTGCCCAGCCGGACGTGGAAGCACGGAAATCACCTCCCAGT gaCTTGGAGCAGCCACTGAACGAGGATGCCAacctgctgccccagctgcagcagctggagaacaCACTGAGTGGCTGTGCCAAGGAGGCCAGCAAGGACCAGGTCTTTGTGCGCATGGGCTACATGGCCTCCGAGCTCAAGCGCTTGGCCTCCAAGGTGCACAAGAATGAGCAGAGAACATCGTTCCTGCAG ACCTTGTGTGAGACGCTGCACAGTGAGAACAAGGAGCTGCGCACCAAGCTGGAGCATGACCTGGAGCAGAGAAACCAGGCTCTGGAGAAGCTCAG GTGTGAGAACCAGGAGCTCCGGAGGATGGTGACGCTGAGCAGCCAGGACAGTGGGAAGAGGGAAGCTGccgagcagcagcag AGCGGGGCCATGGTGGAGAAGGCGCCGGGCAGAGAAGAGCTGGAGGCCAAGGAAAAGAAGGTGAAGATCCTGGAGCACCAGCGCAGGGAG ctgctggaggtgaATAAACAATGGGATCAGCATTTCCGCTCCATGAAGCAGAAGTACGAGCAGAAG GTCACGGACCTACACCAGGAGCTGGCTGAGGCCCGCAGGGCAGTGACCGAGCTGGAGTCGGAGCGGGAGCAAAAGCAACGGGATTTTGACCGCAAGCTGCTCCTGGCCAAGTCACGGATCGAAACAGAGGAGGCAA AGAAGGAGAGGCTGGCCATGGAGGTGAGGGACCTGCAGCAGAGGATGCggttcctgcaggagcagctggctccAGTCACCAGGCAGCGGGAATACCAGGAAAAGGAGATCCAGAGGCTGAACAAG GCACTAGAAGAGGCCCTGAACGTCCAAGCCTCTCCACCACCCATCTTTGCCATGGAGCCAGCAGGGAAGctgccacagcaggagctgctgaccCAGAATGAGCTACTCAAGCAGCAG GTGAAAATTTTCGAGGAAGATTTCCAGCGGGAACGGAGTGACAGGGAGAGGATGaatgaggagaaggaagagctgaagcagcagctggaaaagctgcagaagcAGTTGGTCCTCTCCAGCAaccag CTGCGAGCCTCCAAAGACGACTGccagagggagaaggaggaaaaggagaagctgaAGAAGCTGCTGAAACAGCACAAACAG GCTTCTGGAGAGAGGCTGCACGCCGAGCCAGGGCCGGGGCCGCTGGGCCCAGCCTGCCCCATGTACCAGTACCAGTACAGTCCCCCCGTGGCTCACCCCGTGTACCACGGCTACGAGGAGTGGCAGCAGATCCGGTACCCGCCAGCCATGCCGGCCGAGCACACGCAAGGACAGAACTTCCACCATTTCCCCCCG CCTGAGTACCCCTGGCGCCCGCCCTGTGCCATGGCTCGCAGCCAGAATGCCCAACCAGTGGCCGGGGTGAAACCAGTCCCCAAGGACTTGG AACAGGCAGGTCCCGGATTGCCCTAA